The following are encoded together in the Pectobacterium wasabiae CFBP 3304 genome:
- a CDS encoding LysR family transcriptional regulator — protein sequence MINGVSLDQLRTFIVAVDEGSFSAAARKLYRAQSVISDLVSNLEAQMGVQLFDRSGRYPKLTPAGQALLADARGIVTSVDFMKARAKGLSEGLEAELSVVVDVLFPIATVAVIANEFKQRFPGTPLRVFVEALGATYHRVLDGTAAIGAVAALPSALASLSTEHLAGITLVMVASRNHPLAAFRGFIPKSELIKHVQLVLTDRTSLSEGIEYAVMSSSTWRLTDLFAKHAFLLSGLGWGGMPLHVVQRDIAQGELVELMLEDVPPEGIAVPMSTIYRTAAPPGPAGRWFLDRLKSLHGEAIAGQ from the coding sequence ATGATAAATGGAGTATCGCTTGATCAATTAAGAACATTCATCGTTGCGGTTGATGAAGGGAGCTTCTCTGCCGCCGCGCGCAAACTCTATCGCGCGCAATCGGTCATCAGTGATTTGGTAAGTAACCTCGAAGCACAGATGGGCGTTCAATTATTTGATCGCTCCGGGCGATATCCCAAACTCACTCCGGCTGGGCAAGCCCTGTTGGCCGATGCACGCGGCATCGTAACCTCTGTCGATTTCATGAAAGCACGGGCGAAAGGGTTATCAGAAGGATTGGAGGCAGAGCTTTCTGTCGTCGTTGATGTACTGTTTCCTATTGCCACCGTCGCTGTTATTGCAAACGAATTCAAACAGCGCTTTCCCGGCACGCCTCTTCGGGTGTTCGTCGAGGCGCTGGGAGCAACCTATCATCGCGTGCTCGACGGAACAGCCGCCATCGGTGCTGTCGCCGCCTTGCCGAGCGCACTTGCCTCGCTGAGCACCGAGCATCTTGCGGGTATCACTCTGGTTATGGTCGCCTCACGCAATCATCCACTTGCCGCATTCAGGGGATTTATCCCTAAGTCGGAACTGATAAAGCACGTGCAGCTTGTCCTTACCGACCGAACAAGCCTATCCGAGGGGATTGAATACGCCGTTATGTCCTCATCGACCTGGCGACTCACAGACTTATTTGCCAAGCACGCCTTTCTCCTTAGCGGGCTAGGCTGGGGCGGTATGCCATTACACGTGGTACAGCGCGACATTGCACAGGGAGAATTAGTTGAACTGATGCTTGAGGATGTCCCGCCAGAAGGCATCGCTGTTCCCATGTCCACCATCTACCGAACAGCAGCGCCCCCCGGCCCTGCCGGGCGTTGGTTCCTTGACCGTCTGAAAAGCCTTCATGGAGAAGCAATCGCTGGCCAATAA
- the gpmA gene encoding 2,3-diphosphoglycerate-dependent phosphoglycerate mutase, giving the protein MAVTKLVLVRHGESQWNNENRFTGWYDVDLSDKGRSEAKAAGQLLKDEGFAFDFAYTSVLKRAIHTLWNVLDELDQAWLPVEKSWKLNERHYGALQGLNKAETAEKYGDEQVKQWRRGFAITPPELTRDDERFPGHDPRYAALSDKELPLTESLALTIERVVPYWTETILPRIKSGERVIVAAHGNSLRALVKYLDNMGEDEILELNIPTGVPLVYEFDENFKPIKRYYLGNADEIAAKAAAVANQGKAK; this is encoded by the coding sequence ATGGCTGTAACTAAGCTAGTACTGGTAAGACACGGTGAGAGCCAGTGGAACAACGAAAACCGCTTCACAGGCTGGTACGATGTTGATCTGTCCGACAAGGGCCGTTCAGAAGCCAAAGCCGCAGGTCAACTGCTGAAAGACGAAGGTTTTGCCTTTGATTTCGCGTATACCTCCGTGCTGAAACGTGCCATTCACACACTGTGGAACGTACTGGACGAGCTGGATCAAGCCTGGTTGCCAGTTGAGAAATCCTGGAAACTGAATGAGCGCCACTACGGTGCGCTGCAGGGTCTGAACAAAGCCGAAACCGCTGAGAAATACGGTGACGAGCAGGTTAAACAATGGCGTCGTGGCTTCGCAATCACGCCTCCAGAGTTGACACGTGATGACGAACGTTTCCCAGGCCACGATCCGCGTTACGCTGCTCTGAGCGATAAAGAGCTGCCACTGACTGAAAGCCTGGCGTTGACCATCGAACGCGTTGTGCCTTACTGGACTGAAACCATCCTGCCACGCATCAAGAGCGGTGAGCGTGTGATCGTTGCGGCTCACGGTAACTCACTGCGTGCACTGGTGAAATACCTGGACAACATGGGTGAAGACGAAATTCTGGAACTGAATATCCCAACTGGCGTACCGTTGGTATATGAGTTCGACGAGAACTTCAAACCAATCAAACGTTACTATCTGGGCAACGCGGATGAAATCGCCGCAAAAGCTGCCGCAGTAGCGAACCAGGGTAAAGCGAAGTAA
- a CDS encoding efflux RND transporter permease subunit, whose product MIAYVIRWSLKNRLLVLLAALFMAAWGLLSLQKTPLDALPDLSDVQVIIRVSYPGKAPQVVENQVTYPLTTTMLSVPGAKTVRGFSMFGDAYVYVLFEDGTDPYWARSRVLEYLSQVQSSLPAEAKTSLGPDATGVGWIYEYALVDRSGKYSLADLRGFQDWLLKYELKTVPDVAEVASVGGMVKQYQIVVDPERMRTQGITHQQIVSAVQAANQENGGSVLELGEAEYMVRTTGYLKTAQDFNHVVITTRNGIPLLLQDVATLREGPEMRRGIAELNGEGEVAGGIIVMRYGKNALNTLHAVKARLQEIQKILPAGVEIVPTYDRSQLIEHAIDTLSFKLLEEFAVVAVICALFLFHFRSALVAIISLPLGILGAFIIMRYQGVNANIMSLGGIAIAIGAMVDAAIVMIENMHKVIEQWRHENPGKQPQNNEWWQLAERAAVEVGPALFCSLLIITLSFVPVFSLEAQEGRMFSPLAFTKTYAMAVAAGLGITLVPVLMGYFVRGKIPDEQANPINRWLIALYHPVLQKVLSYPKTTLLVSALLLLLTLFPLSRLGSEFMPPLDEGDLLYMPSTLPGISAREAGRLLQQTDRLIKTVPEVESVFGKAGRADTATDPAPLTMLESTIRLKPRDQWREGMTMDALVAELDRTVNLPGIANVWVPPIRNRLDMLATGIKSPVGIKVNGNNLEDIERTAAQIEQVVKQVPGVTSALAERLAGGRYIDIDIDRQRAARYGVSVEELQSVVATLIGGQNIGETIEGRQRYPINIRYPRELRDSLQKLRDLPIVTASGNRVTLAELADVRVSEGPPMLKSENSRLSDWIYVDLRGRDLKSAVEDMQQAVAQQVTLPEGVSLSWSGQFEYLERATEKMKVVVPFTLLIIFVLLYVTFNRIKDALLIMATLPFALIGGVWLLYILGYNLSVAGAVGFIALAGVSAEFGVIMLLYLNHAVEKHRVAGQALSRQQLMDAIHEGAVLRVRPKMMTVATIMAGLLPIMWGGGSGAEIMQRIAAPMIGGMVSAPLLSMLVIPAVYLLLHKGDSGLLKR is encoded by the coding sequence ATGATTGCCTATGTGATTCGCTGGTCGCTCAAAAACCGCCTTTTGGTTTTACTGGCAGCACTGTTCATGGCGGCGTGGGGTCTACTTTCTCTACAAAAAACGCCGCTGGATGCTCTACCCGATTTGTCTGACGTTCAGGTCATCATTCGCGTTAGCTATCCGGGGAAAGCACCGCAGGTGGTGGAGAATCAGGTGACCTATCCGCTGACGACCACCATGCTTTCTGTGCCGGGTGCCAAAACGGTACGGGGCTTCTCCATGTTCGGCGACGCTTACGTCTATGTGCTGTTTGAAGATGGTACCGATCCTTACTGGGCGCGATCTCGTGTGTTGGAATACCTCAGTCAGGTGCAATCCAGCCTGCCTGCCGAGGCCAAAACCTCACTCGGCCCGGATGCCACCGGCGTCGGCTGGATTTACGAATACGCGCTGGTCGATCGCAGCGGTAAATACAGTCTGGCCGACCTGCGCGGCTTTCAGGATTGGCTGTTGAAGTATGAGCTGAAAACTGTGCCGGACGTGGCAGAAGTCGCCAGCGTGGGCGGCATGGTCAAACAGTATCAGATCGTCGTTGACCCGGAACGCATGCGGACGCAGGGCATCACCCATCAGCAGATAGTCAGTGCCGTTCAGGCGGCTAATCAGGAAAACGGTGGCTCAGTGCTGGAGTTAGGTGAAGCCGAGTACATGGTGCGCACCACGGGTTATCTGAAAACCGCGCAAGACTTTAACCATGTAGTGATTACCACCCGCAACGGCATTCCCCTGCTATTGCAAGATGTGGCAACGCTTCGCGAAGGTCCGGAGATGCGGCGCGGTATCGCCGAACTGAATGGTGAAGGCGAAGTCGCTGGCGGCATCATCGTTATGCGTTATGGCAAAAACGCGCTGAATACGCTGCATGCCGTCAAAGCGCGGTTACAGGAAATACAAAAAATCCTGCCTGCGGGCGTGGAGATCGTGCCAACCTACGATCGCTCGCAGTTGATTGAACACGCTATCGATACGCTGAGCTTCAAACTGTTGGAAGAGTTTGCTGTCGTCGCGGTCATCTGCGCCCTGTTCCTGTTTCACTTCCGCTCGGCGCTGGTAGCGATCATCAGCCTGCCGCTGGGGATTCTGGGGGCATTCATCATCATGCGCTATCAGGGGGTGAACGCTAACATCATGTCGCTGGGCGGTATCGCGATTGCCATCGGCGCAATGGTGGATGCCGCCATCGTGATGATAGAAAACATGCATAAAGTCATTGAACAGTGGCGACATGAAAACCCGGGGAAACAGCCGCAGAATAACGAGTGGTGGCAGTTAGCAGAACGAGCGGCAGTGGAAGTGGGCCCCGCGCTGTTTTGCAGCCTGCTGATCATTACGCTGTCGTTTGTGCCCGTGTTCTCGCTGGAGGCGCAGGAAGGCCGCATGTTTTCACCGCTGGCCTTTACTAAAACCTACGCCATGGCCGTCGCCGCTGGGTTAGGGATTACGCTGGTGCCGGTGTTAATGGGGTATTTCGTTCGCGGAAAGATACCCGACGAACAGGCGAATCCAATTAACCGTTGGTTGATCGCGCTCTATCATCCGGTGCTGCAAAAAGTGCTGAGCTACCCGAAGACCACGCTGCTGGTTTCTGCTCTGCTATTGTTGCTGACGCTATTTCCGCTCAGCCGTTTGGGAAGCGAATTTATGCCGCCGCTGGATGAGGGCGACCTACTGTATATGCCCTCTACCCTACCCGGTATCTCGGCACGGGAGGCAGGCCGACTGCTGCAACAAACGGACAGGTTGATTAAAACGGTGCCCGAAGTCGAATCGGTCTTCGGCAAAGCAGGCCGTGCCGACACGGCGACTGACCCAGCACCGCTCACCATGCTGGAAAGCACGATCAGGCTGAAACCTCGCGATCAGTGGCGTGAAGGTATGACGATGGACGCGCTGGTTGCCGAACTGGATCGCACCGTCAACCTGCCGGGTATTGCCAACGTGTGGGTGCCGCCGATTCGCAACCGGCTGGACATGCTGGCTACCGGTATCAAAAGTCCGGTGGGCATTAAGGTTAACGGCAATAATCTGGAGGATATCGAACGTACTGCCGCGCAAATCGAACAGGTGGTAAAACAGGTTCCAGGCGTGACGTCAGCGCTGGCTGAACGGTTAGCCGGAGGGCGCTATATCGATATTGATATCGACCGTCAGCGTGCCGCACGCTACGGCGTGTCAGTCGAGGAATTGCAGTCGGTGGTGGCTACACTAATTGGCGGGCAAAATATCGGCGAAACCATTGAAGGCCGTCAGCGCTACCCCATCAATATCCGCTACCCGCGTGAATTACGCGATTCACTACAAAAGTTGCGTGACCTCCCCATCGTGACCGCCAGTGGCAACAGAGTCACACTGGCTGAACTGGCTGATGTTCGCGTTAGCGAAGGGCCGCCCATGTTGAAAAGCGAAAACAGTCGACTGTCGGACTGGATTTATGTCGATCTGCGCGGCCGCGATCTGAAATCCGCCGTTGAAGACATGCAGCAAGCCGTCGCCCAGCAAGTCACACTACCGGAAGGCGTGTCGTTAAGCTGGTCCGGTCAGTTTGAGTATCTGGAGCGCGCTACGGAGAAAATGAAGGTTGTCGTCCCCTTCACGCTACTGATCATTTTTGTGCTGCTGTATGTCACCTTCAATCGCATCAAAGATGCCTTACTGATTATGGCTACGCTGCCCTTTGCACTGATTGGCGGCGTCTGGCTGCTCTATATCCTTGGCTATAATCTCTCTGTCGCTGGTGCAGTGGGCTTTATCGCACTGGCGGGGGTATCGGCCGAATTTGGCGTCATCATGCTACTGTACCTCAACCATGCGGTCGAAAAGCACCGTGTGGCGGGTCAGGCGCTTTCGCGCCAACAGTTGATGGATGCCATTCACGAAGGTGCCGTTCTGCGTGTGCGGCCGAAAATGATGACCGTGGCAACGATTATGGCAGGGCTACTCCCCATTATGTGGGGCGGCGGCAGCGGTGCCGAAATCATGCAGCGGATCGCCGCGCCGATGATTGGCGGCATGGTAAGCGCTCCACTGCTGTCAATGCTGGTGATTCCGGCGGTTTACCTGTTATTGCACAAGGGAGATTCTGGTTTGCTGAAACGGTAA
- a CDS encoding efflux RND transporter periplasmic adaptor subunit — MSKKVMKKSLMFSLITLAILGAGSVGYLVGKQQTSHSPPTAESERPVLYWYDPMVPDKRFDKPGKSPFMDMELVPRYADDVQEDGGVTVSARQQQNLGVRTARAEMREIADRTTGYGTVTLNERGLRTLVAPSGGIVEKLTVNALQQQVKKGETLAMLWNPTWAAAQHEYLAVRQLGDEGLTHSARQRLALIFMPEAIIRQVERSGKPQDRIAITAPEDGYVNKLEVRQGMQLSPAQPLFEIASLNPVWIDVDYPEAQAAQLTIGSDISATSNAWPGKIFHGKISELLPVLDSTTRTLKARVILDNPQQQLKPGMYLTVQLSHAQAQPRLAIPQEALLVSGSQNRVLLSDGNGHFTPRHVTAGASLGDWVEIINGLKEGDSVVTSGQFLIDSEASLRSALPQFDTEASATPATPVGYQTQGVIKARNGNQITIEHEAVPALNWSPMTMDFTLPSSGLPQGVEIGNTVNFQFTMDDSGIHILHFLPANNPHAEHGGHP, encoded by the coding sequence ATGAGCAAAAAAGTAATGAAAAAATCACTGATGTTTAGCCTGATTACACTGGCTATTCTCGGCGCGGGTAGCGTGGGCTATTTGGTGGGTAAACAGCAAACATCACACTCTCCCCCTACTGCAGAGTCAGAACGGCCAGTTCTCTATTGGTACGATCCTATGGTGCCGGATAAACGCTTCGACAAACCGGGAAAATCCCCCTTTATGGATATGGAACTGGTTCCCCGCTATGCCGATGACGTGCAGGAAGATGGCGGAGTCACCGTCAGCGCGCGTCAGCAGCAAAACCTTGGCGTTCGCACAGCTCGCGCGGAAATGCGCGAAATTGCTGATCGCACAACGGGTTACGGTACCGTCACACTCAACGAACGCGGATTGCGCACGCTGGTCGCGCCTAGCGGGGGAATTGTTGAAAAACTCACGGTCAACGCGCTGCAACAACAGGTAAAAAAAGGCGAGACGCTAGCCATGTTATGGAACCCAACCTGGGCAGCGGCACAGCACGAATATCTGGCGGTACGACAACTAGGCGACGAAGGACTAACCCACTCGGCTCGCCAGCGACTGGCACTGATCTTCATGCCGGAAGCCATTATTCGGCAGGTAGAGCGTAGCGGCAAACCGCAGGATAGGATCGCGATTACCGCACCTGAAGATGGCTACGTAAACAAACTAGAAGTGCGGCAAGGCATGCAACTGAGCCCTGCTCAGCCACTATTCGAGATTGCCAGCCTGAATCCGGTTTGGATTGATGTCGATTATCCCGAGGCGCAGGCCGCGCAGTTAACGATCGGCAGCGACATCAGCGCTACCAGTAACGCCTGGCCGGGTAAAATCTTCCACGGCAAAATCAGCGAACTGCTGCCCGTGTTGGATAGCACCACGCGCACGTTAAAAGCACGCGTCATACTCGACAACCCACAACAGCAGCTTAAACCCGGCATGTACCTGACCGTACAACTTTCTCACGCTCAGGCACAGCCGCGTCTGGCGATCCCGCAAGAGGCGTTGTTGGTCAGCGGTAGCCAAAATCGTGTCTTGCTAAGCGACGGTAACGGCCATTTCACTCCGCGTCACGTCACTGCGGGCGCGTCGTTGGGCGACTGGGTGGAAATCATCAATGGACTGAAAGAAGGCGACAGTGTGGTCACCTCCGGTCAGTTCCTGATTGACTCCGAAGCCAGCCTGCGCAGCGCCTTACCGCAGTTTGATACTGAGGCATCAGCAACGCCTGCAACTCCTGTTGGCTATCAAACGCAGGGAGTAATCAAAGCGAGAAACGGCAACCAAATCACCATTGAACACGAAGCCGTTCCAGCGCTCAACTGGTCACCAATGACGATGGACTTCACACTGCCGTCATCAGGGTTACCACAGGGTGTGGAGATCGGCAACACCGTCAATTTCCAGTTCACTATGGATGACAGCGGGATTCACATTCTGCATTTTTTGCCCGCTAACAATCCGCACGCCGAACACGGAGGTCATCCATGA
- a CDS encoding TolC family protein, translated as MNLSKHDAARACLAMLLWLPAAVFAAGLSLDQALQAAERYSADLSANQHKINALQNMADSATQLPDPKLKFGVENLPLGGNNGSRLTREGMTMQRIGVMQTYVSSRKRDSKAQAIRVEADALQSNSESIRARLQRETAQAWLDLALSRKALIEVTALVSESQRQIASQKASVAAGSEGSSVLDARLALAAMQDRLADAERDTRIAHARLVQLTGIADINVNGELPRFERLPASPEVLGNAIHQHPEMQQAQREAELAQARSAQSAVAAIPNVDVEVYYAKRGDDYDDMAGMMVTVDLPLFTSKRQDKDYAADVSRSMEARDKVLLTEREHQAQLDTLIAQYQAAQSRWQRQSNEILPLQQQRIKLIQAQYQSGSSNLSAVLDARRALLESRIAVQDTAREMAQYWAAIRYLTPQGNPTR; from the coding sequence ATGAACTTATCCAAACACGACGCCGCGCGCGCGTGTCTGGCAATGTTGCTGTGGCTGCCTGCCGCCGTCTTTGCGGCAGGACTGAGTCTTGATCAGGCTTTACAGGCGGCGGAACGTTATTCCGCCGATCTGTCAGCCAATCAACACAAGATTAATGCGCTACAAAACATGGCCGACTCCGCCACGCAACTCCCCGATCCCAAACTGAAATTTGGCGTCGAGAACCTGCCATTGGGCGGCAACAACGGTAGCCGACTCACGCGGGAAGGTATGACGATGCAACGTATCGGCGTCATGCAAACCTATGTCAGCAGCCGTAAGCGTGATAGCAAGGCGCAGGCCATTCGGGTAGAAGCCGATGCGCTGCAAAGTAATAGCGAAAGTATTCGCGCTCGCCTGCAACGAGAAACGGCGCAGGCATGGCTGGATCTGGCGCTCTCACGGAAAGCGTTAATCGAGGTCACGGCGCTGGTAAGCGAAAGCCAGCGGCAGATCGCCTCGCAAAAAGCGAGTGTTGCGGCGGGCAGTGAGGGCAGTAGCGTACTGGATGCCCGCCTGGCGCTGGCGGCCATGCAGGACAGACTGGCCGATGCCGAGCGAGATACCCGCATCGCGCACGCCCGACTGGTGCAGCTTACCGGTATCGCGGACATCAACGTGAACGGCGAACTGCCCCGCTTTGAACGCTTGCCCGCCTCACCAGAGGTGTTAGGCAACGCCATTCATCAGCATCCCGAAATGCAACAGGCACAGCGTGAAGCCGAACTGGCTCAGGCCCGCTCGGCACAGTCAGCCGTTGCCGCCATCCCCAATGTTGATGTTGAAGTCTATTACGCGAAACGCGGAGATGATTACGACGATATGGCGGGCATGATGGTGACGGTCGATCTGCCGCTGTTCACATCCAAACGTCAGGATAAAGACTACGCTGCAGACGTATCGCGCAGTATGGAAGCGCGCGACAAAGTCTTGCTCACCGAGCGAGAACATCAGGCACAGCTCGATACGCTGATTGCTCAATATCAAGCAGCACAGTCACGCTGGCAACGCCAGAGCAACGAGATCCTCCCGCTACAACAGCAGCGCATCAAACTGATTCAGGCTCAGTATCAATCCGGCAGCAGTAATCTTTCTGCCGTACTGGACGCCCGCCGGGCGCTACTCGAAAGTCGGATTGCCGTCCAGGATACCGCACGGGAGATGGCTCAATATTGGGCCGCTATTCGCTACCTGACGCCACAAGGGAACCCTACGCGATGA
- a CDS encoding copper-binding protein produces MRITYTAMISSLLFFVASFLFPVWADDHQHHAMMHTNPPAATAVYQTTGVVKQWNADSVTLSHAPVADLKWPAMTMAFMLPSTREITPLAVNTPVTFSFVQHDSGYTLTAITPQQP; encoded by the coding sequence ATGCGTATCACTTACACGGCTATGATCAGCAGCCTGCTTTTTTTCGTCGCTTCCTTCCTCTTCCCCGTGTGGGCAGACGACCACCAGCATCACGCGATGATGCATACCAATCCCCCTGCGGCCACTGCCGTTTATCAGACTACCGGGGTTGTTAAGCAGTGGAACGCCGACAGCGTCACGCTCTCTCACGCCCCGGTTGCCGACCTAAAATGGCCCGCGATGACAATGGCATTTATGCTGCCATCCACTCGCGAAATAACACCACTCGCTGTCAACACACCGGTTACGTTCAGCTTTGTCCAGCATGACAGCGGCTACACCCTGACCGCGATTACGCCACAGCAGCCTTAA
- the galM gene encoding galactose-1-epimerase, whose protein sequence is MLNESRSTLAPDGQPFQLTTLQNQAGMRVCLMDWGATWLSCELPLPEGEVREVLLGCASPEQYPQQTAYLGASIGRYANRIAKATFSQETETFHLVPNQNEHQLHGGPEGFHARRWRIASHDATQVTYQLHSPDGDQGYPGHLNVQVTYALTEHNSLEISYQATVEKACPVCLTNHAYFNLDGALTDVRKHQLQLFADYYLPVNSAGIPNADLTRVNATGMDFRQPKTLEEDFLRDGVQMAVGGYDHAYLLHRTCGSSESPAANLWSSDGRVLMSVFTSAPALQLYSGNFLAGTPSRDGGQYENYAGVALESEFLPDSPNHPDWPQPDCWLKPGKVYRSDTTYQFLIQ, encoded by the coding sequence ATGTTGAATGAAAGTCGTAGCACGCTGGCACCCGATGGTCAGCCGTTTCAATTAACGACCTTGCAAAACCAGGCGGGTATGCGTGTTTGCCTAATGGACTGGGGCGCAACCTGGCTTTCCTGTGAACTCCCTCTACCAGAGGGTGAGGTGCGAGAAGTGCTATTGGGCTGCGCCTCGCCCGAACAGTACCCGCAACAAACGGCTTATCTCGGCGCATCAATTGGTCGCTATGCTAACCGCATAGCCAAAGCCACATTCAGCCAAGAGACAGAAACCTTTCATCTGGTTCCGAATCAGAATGAACACCAGTTGCATGGTGGTCCAGAAGGTTTCCATGCCCGCCGTTGGCGAATTGCCAGTCACGATGCGACGCAAGTGACTTACCAATTGCACTCGCCAGATGGCGATCAAGGGTATCCGGGGCATCTCAATGTACAGGTGACCTACGCACTGACCGAGCATAATTCGCTGGAAATCTCGTATCAAGCAACGGTAGAAAAAGCCTGCCCTGTCTGTCTGACCAACCACGCGTATTTCAACCTTGATGGCGCGCTAACCGATGTGCGTAAGCACCAGTTGCAACTGTTTGCCGACTATTATTTGCCAGTCAATAGCGCGGGCATCCCTAACGCCGATCTGACACGGGTAAACGCGACCGGAATGGATTTCCGCCAGCCGAAAACGCTGGAAGAAGATTTCCTGCGTGACGGCGTTCAAATGGCCGTCGGCGGCTACGATCATGCCTACTTATTGCATCGCACCTGTGGTTCCAGCGAAAGCCCTGCGGCCAATCTATGGTCATCTGATGGTCGCGTGCTGATGAGCGTTTTCACCAGCGCTCCCGCCTTACAACTCTATAGCGGCAACTTTCTGGCTGGAACGCCCTCACGGGACGGTGGTCAGTATGAAAATTATGCTGGTGTCGCGCTGGAAAGCGAATTCCTGCCTGATAGCCCGAACCACCCAGACTGGCCGCAGCCTGACTGCTGGCTGAAACCGGGGAAAGTCTATCGCTCGGATACCACGTACCAGTTCCTCATCCAGTAA
- the galE gene encoding UDP-glucose 4-epimerase GalE, with protein sequence MNVLITGGSGYIGSHTCVQLLAAGHTPVILDNLCNSKASVVKTITRLTDKSPIFYQGDIRDGALLDDILAKHSIDSVIHFAGLKAVGESVREPLSYYDNNVNGTLVLVEAMKKAGVKNLIFSSSATVYGDQPHTPYQESFPTGHPASPYGRSKLMVEQILQDLQHAEPEWSITLLRYFNPVGAHPSGEMGEDPQGIPNNLMPYIAQVAVGRRDSLAIFGNDYPTVDGTGVRDYIHVVDLADGHIAAMNTLPNRAGVHIYNLGAGVGYSVLQVVEAFSQACGKPLPHHFAPRRQGDLPAYWADAERAAKDLNWRVTRSLKEMAQDTWRWQSNHPNGYEEA encoded by the coding sequence ATGAACGTTCTCATCACTGGTGGTAGCGGTTACATAGGGAGTCATACTTGTGTACAATTGCTGGCAGCCGGGCACACTCCCGTCATTCTCGATAACTTGTGCAATAGCAAGGCTAGCGTCGTTAAAACCATTACACGTTTAACCGATAAATCGCCCATTTTTTATCAGGGAGATATCCGCGACGGCGCACTGCTGGACGACATTCTCGCTAAACATTCTATTGATTCTGTCATCCACTTTGCTGGCTTAAAAGCGGTGGGGGAATCCGTGCGTGAACCGCTGAGTTACTATGACAATAACGTCAACGGTACGCTCGTGCTGGTTGAGGCGATGAAGAAAGCAGGCGTGAAAAATCTGATTTTTAGCTCTTCTGCCACTGTCTATGGCGATCAACCACACACACCTTATCAGGAAAGTTTCCCAACGGGACACCCTGCTAGCCCTTATGGCCGCAGCAAGTTGATGGTTGAGCAAATCCTGCAAGACTTACAGCATGCCGAGCCAGAATGGAGTATTACGCTGTTGCGCTATTTCAACCCAGTTGGCGCACATCCATCTGGTGAGATGGGCGAAGATCCACAGGGTATTCCCAATAATCTGATGCCGTACATCGCTCAGGTTGCTGTCGGGCGTCGCGACTCGCTGGCGATTTTCGGTAATGACTACCCTACCGTTGATGGTACTGGTGTTCGAGACTACATCCATGTCGTCGATCTGGCCGACGGCCATATCGCCGCCATGAATACCCTGCCAAACCGTGCGGGTGTGCACATTTACAACCTCGGAGCAGGCGTAGGCTACAGTGTATTACAGGTTGTGGAAGCTTTTAGCCAAGCCTGTGGTAAACCACTGCCTCACCATTTTGCTCCGCGTCGTCAGGGCGATCTACCTGCTTATTGGGCGGATGCCGAACGTGCGGCGAAAGATCTTAACTGGCGAGTCACGCGCTCATTAAAAGAAATGGCACAGGACACCTGGCGCTGGCAATCCAACCACCCTAATGGGTACGAAGAAGCATAA